Proteins from one Flavobacterium branchiarum genomic window:
- a CDS encoding helix-turn-helix domain-containing protein, whose translation MDLLTNETEEIIAHQEMIMQLRNRIEEILKNYRPVMNGEIYLSGEDVCKLLHISKRTLQQYRDDNILPFIQIGGKIIYKESDILTVLEQNYIANDRHCL comes from the coding sequence ATGGATTTACTGACGAATGAAACGGAAGAAATCATCGCCCATCAGGAAATGATAATGCAGTTGAGAAACCGTATTGAAGAAATATTGAAAAACTACCGTCCTGTAATGAACGGAGAAATATACTTGTCGGGCGAAGATGTATGCAAGCTGCTCCATATCAGCAAACGGACTTTACAGCAATACCGTGACGATAATATCCTGCCGTTTATACAAATTGGGGGCAAGATAATCTATAAGGAAAGTGATATTCTGACCGTCTTAGAACAGAACTATATAGCCAATGACAGACATTGCTTGTAA
- a CDS encoding helix-turn-helix domain-containing protein: MEVIAIQKSALDGMKNELREILEMTENAVRKYTPIFKEEQWLDNQEVCLMMNITKRTLQTYKDKGLLPYSKLNRKNYYKRSDVQALLEAGQPYNTNDNGFTDE, from the coding sequence ATGGAAGTTATCGCAATACAAAAATCCGCATTGGACGGAATGAAAAATGAGCTAAGGGAAATTTTGGAAATGACCGAAAATGCTGTACGGAAATACACGCCGATTTTCAAAGAAGAGCAATGGCTCGACAACCAGGAAGTGTGTTTGATGATGAACATTACCAAACGGACTTTGCAGACCTATAAGGACAAAGGCTTATTGCCATATTCCAAACTGAACCGCAAGAATTATTATAAACGCTCGGACGTACAGGCTTTACTCGAAGCCGGACAGCCGTACAATACCAACGACAATGGATTTACTGACGAATGA